The Deltaproteobacteria bacterium IMCC39524 DNA segment ATAGGGAGTGTTGAAAAAATTAGTGTGAGGACCATTTCAATGGTAGCTTCTTTTTGTGCTTTAAAGCTTGTTTTGGTCAGGTTCCCTATAATTGGGACCCTGCTAAAACACCATAGAAAAATTTTCTTTATCCCTAAAAGCAATGTTTTATCCCCCTAGCTAACTGGTAATTAATAATTCTTGTACTGCGCCCCGATATTCTTTCTTTCCAGAAAGGACACTGGCCCTAGAAATATCCTGTAGATTGAAGTGTCTACTATATAATTCTCTTACCGAGCCGTGGTTTGCGTTAGTTAGTATTATCTTTGCTCCCCTGTTTTTGGCTTTCAGCGTGGCGTCTCTCAATCTAATCTGGTCTTTCCAACTAAAAATGTGTTCATTATATTTTAAAAAGCCGTTGTTGTTGTGGTTTGCCGTGTATGGTGGATCAATAAAAACTAAGTCTCCTTCTACTGTGCTGTCGATCACTTTTTCAAAGTCACCATCTTCTAATTGTGCTCCATGAAGTAAATTTGCTATTTCTGCAAAGTTGTCAGTATCTAATAAAACTTTGTCCTTAGTCCCTTTCGGAACATTGAAATCGCCTTTTAAATTCACCCTATAAAGTCCATTCCAGCAAGTCCTATTTAAATAAATAAATTGTGCAGCTTTTGAAAATTGGTTCCTGCACTTTTTTGCTCTCATCTCATAATAATATTCTTTAGAGTGCTTTTTACTGTGTGCGTTTAAAAGGTAAAGGACTCTGCTATGGTCGTTTTTAATGGCTCTATACACATCTATAAGAGCTTTGTTTTTGTCATTAAGTATCGATGTAGTGGGATTTACATGAAAAAAAACAGCACCACTCCCTAGGAATGGCTCAACATATCTATTAAACCCAGTATCGAGAAGGTCATCACGAAGTTTCACAAGCCATCTTTTGCCTCCTGCCCACTTAAGGAAAGGTGCTATTTTACCGTTTTGGGTAGTCATGTTTGATTTCATGTTTATTGAGTTACCAGTGTATATAACGTGATTGACTGCAACAGTAGGCGATCTTAGTATGTTCAGTAGGTTATATCATTTACGTGATTTCCCTGTTAGCAAAAAAAAAGCCCCAAAGTAGCCCCGGAGAAGAAACCCCGCCCCGGATCACCAAAGAGATCACTCCTTGAACACTCAAATTGTCTCTTTGGAGATTGATTCGAACCGGAATAGGGCCAGGGCTCCAAAGCTGCTATAGTAAGTATGACAAATATTAAAACATAGACGGTTTTTTATGACTCCAAAGGAACAAAAAGGGAAACAGAAAAGCTCGCCCTGGCAAAAATTACCTGAAACGACTAGAAAGCGGTTGATCTGGTGGATATGGCTGACAATATGGCTTGTTTTGTTAGCAGGGCTCTACGATAGATATTTCTATCAATGGGTTGTTATCTTGTCGGCATTTCACTCTTTGTTTTTTCTGTGGCTCTTTAGTTTTCAATTCAAACCACTTCCTGTTCAAGTTCGACTGGCCTATTTCATCTGGGTTTTTGTAGGAACGTATATCCCTGGCTTCCTTTTTCTGATGTACATCACTACCGTCGGCTTGGCTGCAAACCTCTTCTTGAATTATTGCCCTTTGGCTAGATTGTTGCTTTTGTTGCCCTGGAATCGTTCTGAATCTTTATCGATCGGTTTTCTTAAAGAAGTTTTTTTCAGCCCCCCGACTGCAGGCAGGTTTGTTCCTCGAAAGCGTGACCATTGAGTATTTAGTCCCCGCCCCAGACTTCCCACTCGCCCCGGATCTGCCCCAGAATAGCCCCGGAGACAAAACCCCGCCCCGGAACACACAAACGCTACGTTCCTGAACACTCAAATTGTCAGTTAGAGATGTAATTCGGCCCTGAGATGAAAGTTTTGGGGGATGGGGAGGGGAGGCCGAGTGGTGGAAATGAAAAAGCCCCAACCGGGAATGGCTGGGGCTAGTGTCCTTATGCAGGGTCTCTTGTTGGAGGCCAACCCCGCTGGATGACGCTCACGTGTGATGTCTTTGGGTCGCTCAAAAGTTTAGACTCTACCCTGTATATAGATTTGGCTGACATGTCTCTTGGTCATTGTTGAAGTGGTTTTGTTCTGTTAAGTGCCTTTGGTCGCGCTTGAAGCTTGGCATAAACAAGGAGACAAGGAAATGAGACAGAAGGACAGCACTGGTTAAAGCATAGATATATCTAGGTAGAAAACCATCAGTATACATTCCAAAAATCAACATGAAGCCAAATAGAAAAAATCCTGTTGCTGCAGGCAAATAGAACCTTAGCTTTTTCTTTTTGATTGTGGGTTCTTCTCCGAAATGACAAGTTTTACCACATTCCCAGCAAAGCCTAGCTCCATACACGAAACTTACAAACCCGGTAACAAATGATATTACGCCTATCCAAATTTCAATCATGCCGCTCTCCGTATATTATTTGAAAATATGGATACATTAATACCGCTTTTGAGTAAAGAATTTTAATGTTTGCGGGGCGTTTAAGTCCTGTTTGTTGAGATGGAATGGTCTGGATTCAATGGTCCTTTTTTGCGTGGGTTTTTGTCGTACAGTTTAAGAAATCCTTTGGGTCGTTAGTTGAATGATTGTTTTTTCTCTGGGATGTTAACAAGTCAGTTTAGGCTGTCTTGCCCATGGGAGAACATTAGGGTGGGAGTAGTTGCGCTATTTAGAGGAGCTTAGAAACAGTTTTTGCAGTCTCTTCTGTAATCCTACGGCAATTGTTTCGGTGCTCTTTACTTTTCCATTTGAGCCCACGTGAGAGGGCGACACAGCATGTTGCCCCTTGGTCTTTTCTAAAATGATCAATTAACTCTCCAGATTTGTTGCCTTTGCCGTTTAGGCCCAAAGCCATCAGTCCCCCGGTGATTGCTCCACATAGACACTTCCTGTCACTAATCCCACCACCAAAAGCTTTCGCCATTTTCATGATGTCCTTGTCGGTTCTG contains these protein-coding regions:
- a CDS encoding C-GCAxxG-C-C family protein, with product MIFKILSKRPEMSPICPGQKAGKLFAKGLNCTQAVLQATTGRTDKDIMKMAKAFGGGISDRKCLCGAITGGLMALGLNGKGNKSGELIDHFRKDQGATCCVALSRGLKWKSKEHRNNCRRITEETAKTVSKLL
- a CDS encoding Dam family site-specific DNA-(adenine-N6)-methyltransferase, translated to MKSNMTTQNGKIAPFLKWAGGKRWLVKLRDDLLDTGFNRYVEPFLGSGAVFFHVNPTTSILNDKNKALIDVYRAIKNDHSRVLYLLNAHSKKHSKEYYYEMRAKKCRNQFSKAAQFIYLNRTCWNGLYRVNLKGDFNVPKGTKDKVLLDTDNFAEIANLLHGAQLEDGDFEKVIDSTVEGDLVFIDPPYTANHNNNGFLKYNEHIFSWKDQIRLRDATLKAKNRGAKIILTNANHGSVRELYSRHFNLQDISRASVLSGKKEYRGAVQELLITS